In Rhodocyclaceae bacterium, a single genomic region encodes these proteins:
- a CDS encoding DUF2726 domain-containing protein: MDASILVVLVCGAMWVGVIGWAVVRWRRSRDERERERSLRFEHLIGPASKSGGRLAPHSGSAGLPISQASTLQAPPFRIRDRLLDKPATLALYAIRAAVPDHEVFVRVSLTELLDVPGAVQGYDRAQRLKKLAPLTVDFAVANKKMQLVAVIDLEDMHATVEERALLRTKAECLRELPIRHLTFSRVRLPKYQDIRQLLQAPG; this comes from the coding sequence ATGGATGCCTCGATCCTGGTGGTGCTGGTCTGCGGTGCGATGTGGGTCGGCGTGATCGGCTGGGCAGTCGTGCGCTGGAGACGCTCGCGTGATGAGCGGGAGCGTGAACGGTCGCTGCGTTTCGAGCATCTGATCGGCCCTGCGTCCAAGAGCGGCGGCCGGCTGGCGCCGCACAGTGGCAGCGCAGGATTGCCGATATCCCAGGCCTCGACCCTGCAGGCGCCGCCTTTCCGGATACGCGATCGCCTGCTCGACAAGCCAGCGACGCTGGCGCTGTACGCGATACGGGCCGCCGTGCCCGACCATGAAGTGTTCGTCCGGGTCAGCCTGACCGAACTGCTCGACGTGCCGGGGGCCGTTCAGGGCTACGACCGTGCTCAGCGCCTGAAGAAGCTCGCGCCGCTGACGGTGGATTTCGCCGTGGCGAACAAGAAGATGCAACTGGTCGCGGTGATCGACCTCGAGGATATGCATGCGACGGTCGAGGAGCGCGCGCTGCTGCGGACGAAGGCGGAGTGCCTGCGCGAGTTGCCGATACGCCACCTCACGTTCTCGCGCGTCCGTCTGCCGAAGTACCAGGACATCCGGCAGCTCCTGCAGGCCCCGGGCTGA